The sequence TCTACCGGATATGTCAACATATTTTCGCAACTCGATATAACCTTCTGTTCCAAGAATAAATGTTCTGCCGTCGCCCCAGGTTGGCAGACCTTCGGGAGTAAACCAATCAATTCGTATATACCCTGTAGCGTGGTCGCTTCGAACGCTCATATCTCCAAAATCCTGGTAATTGGGGTAATCTGATGTATTAAAATTAGCAATTTGTGAGAAGTTAACATCAGCCTTTTTTGAGTTGGTGTAAAATAAAAACTGGTCGCACTGATGCGAGCCTATATCGGTAAGTATTCCACCGGCTTTTTCAGGATAAAAAAACCAGTCGGGACGCGTTTCAGGGCGCATACGGTGAGGTCCTAGTCCAACGGTTTGAACCACTTTGCCAATAGCTCCGGACTTAACCAAATCTCCGGCCTTAACTGATGCGGGGTTGCCAAGTCTTTCGCTATACATTATAGAATAAATCCTGCCGGTTTGCTTTTGTACTTTTTTAACCTCGTTAAGCTGTTCAAATGTAGTAATTCCGGGCTTATCCGACATGTAATCTTTTCCGGCCTTCATCACACGAATTCCAAGTGGTGCTCTCTCAGCGGGAATAATTGAACTTGCCACCAGTTGAATGGATTTATCTTCAAGAATTTCTACTTCGCTTTTTGCAACTTTCACATTGGGGTAACGATCTGTAAACTGTTTTAACAAATCAGGTTCTTTTACATATACCGAAACTAATTTACCGCCACCTTGTAAAAGGGCTCCCACCATTCCGTATATGTGGCCGTGATTTACACCAATTACCGCAAATTTTATTGATTCCCTGGGGGCCTGACGCTTATCGGGTTTAAGAACAATCTCCTCGGGATTAATGGAGGAATGAAGTCCAATGCCGTAAATGTCATATGGTAAGAGAGAAGCAGCAGCCATACCGGCTGCAGATGTAAATGATCGTTGGAGGAAATTTCTTCGATTAAAGTTCATATTTCAGTTTAATTAAGTTTTAAATGGATAGTTAAACTTACAACATTTTAAGAATATTGGTTGAATACAATATAATATCATTTATATTAGACTTCTATTGAAGCATGTTTGTCATTTAGCTGGTGTTCTAGTATTTAAAGATTAGATTTTAAATTTAGCACTTACAAAAGTTATGCGATAGATTAAGAATTGGATTGCAGCTATAAAGTGTAGATTGGTAATAATTTCAGCTCGTATTAAGCATGAAAATAGGATTGTAATCGAAGAATTTTATATAAGGTGCTTATTGCATCATAAAGAAATTTGGTTGATTCAACATGTAAAATAACAAAATCAAATAAAAAATGAATAAACTAAGGTTGATAGCAATAATGATGATTCTCAGTATTTCTATTTTGTCGTGTGGAACCAAGGCAGGAAATGAATCAAAAAAAGTTGAATCTAATACTGCGTCCACTTCATCTGAAAATGAAAGAGCACATTTTAATACAACATTGATTTTTCAGGCCTCACTTGAAGGAAATATACAAATTGTACAAAATGCGCTCGACGAGGGTTTTGATCCCAATTCCGTGGATGAAAATAAAAGAACATCTTTAATGCTGGCAGCATACAACGGAAATACCGAGATTGTAAAACTTTTGATAAATAAAGGCGCAAATGTAAACTTTGCAGACGAAATTGATAGAACTGCATTAATGTATGCTTCTACCGGCCCATTTATTAACACCGTTCTGACCTTGTTAGAAGCCGGAGCAGAGCCTAATTTGATAGAAAAAGAAGAAAATTGGACTGCCGCTATGATGGCAGCAGCAGAAGGGCAGGTCGAAGTGTTAAAAGCACTTGTTTCTTATGGTGCCGATTTGAAGATGGTCGATATTGATGGCGAATCTTCCTTGGATTTTGCCAGTTCAAATGGACATACGGCTGTGGTTGAATATATTAAATCTAAAGAATAAGAACACCATTACTTTTCATTCTCGCTTTTTTCCCAAAAAAAGTTAATCGTTAATCTCATAATTTCTCCTTTTTAGTTAATAGAAGGAAATTGTTCTCGATTAGTACCTTAAAATACCCTTTTAGGCGCTTGTTTTCAAGATCAAATCGAGTCAATCCGTATTGATTTAAACATTGAAGTAGAGATATTTATGAGGATTTCCGAGATTGGTTTGTTATAAAAAGTAATGTTCTCGGTAAAGTCTCGTTTGTCTTGACTTTTCTTGTTCTTTATTGACTCCTAAAGAAAACAAAAAAGCACTTAAAATATTGATTTTAAGTGCTTTTTATTTTATTTGGATTTCTCCTAGTGCCCAGTAAAGGTGAACGATTTATTTTGTAATGCGCTAATTATCAGTGACTTTTATTGCCCGTCTTTGTTGTGGTCCCTTTTGGGTAACTCTATAAAAATTTGTTTTTCAATAAATTAAATATCGATTAAAGATAGTAATTTTTATGGAGTTGAAAGAATTATAGTTCAATGTGTTCTCTACTTTATGAAATCTCTTATGTAAGAAGATGTGAAAATTAGGCTGAAGACTTACATCGAAAACAAATCCAAAACGCTGGGAAGATGGTCAGGAGGTTACGGACCTGAATCCGGAAACTGGAGAAAAGGATTCATCGTATCCACAGGTTAGATGGATTGAGGTGCTACAGAATGATTTTGCAGCACGTGCCGATTGGTGTGTTTCGGATTTTGATAATGCTAACCATGCACCAGTTGTAGGTTTAAATAAGGGCGGACATATTGTTGCGAAACCCGGAGAAGAAATAAGTATTGAGGGGATCGCTACCGATCCCGATGGAAATGATTTGCAATACGAGTGGTGGCAATATGTTGAGGCAGGAACATTTAAAGAAGTCATTGAAATACAGGGTGCTAAAACACAAGATGCTAAAATTATCATTCCCCAAAACGCTAAATCCGGAAATACTATTCATTTTATTTTAGAAGTAAAGGATAATGGTTCACCTGTATTAAGTCGGTTTGGAAGAATTATCGTGAAAATTGCTTAGTTAAATAGTAATTTTAAACGTAAAGAAAGGACCGAAAGGAATTTATGGATACGACTTTATTGTTGTATATAAAGAATTTTCGATTTCTTTCTTTTTCTTTTCTATATTCGCGCACTAATTAATTTTATTATGAGTTTTGAAAGAATTAAAGATGCTGTGAAAGCTATACAGGAAGGAAAGTTGATTATTGTAACAGATAGTGAGAACCGCGAAAATGAAGGTGACTTTATTGTTTCTGCAGAAAAAATCACTCCGGATATTGTT comes from uncultured Draconibacterium sp. and encodes:
- a CDS encoding Gfo/Idh/MocA family oxidoreductase, with amino-acid sequence MNFNRRNFLQRSFTSAAGMAAASLLPYDIYGIGLHSSINPEEIVLKPDKRQAPRESIKFAVIGVNHGHIYGMVGALLQGGGKLVSVYVKEPDLLKQFTDRYPNVKVAKSEVEILEDKSIQLVASSIIPAERAPLGIRVMKAGKDYMSDKPGITTFEQLNEVKKVQKQTGRIYSIMYSERLGNPASVKAGDLVKSGAIGKVVQTVGLGPHRMRPETRPDWFFYPEKAGGILTDIGSHQCDQFLFYTNSKKADVNFSQIANFNTSDYPNYQDFGDMSVRSDHATGYIRIDWFTPEGLPTWGDGRTFILGTEGYIELRKYVDISGREGGNHLFLVNKNEMKYYDCSQVYLPYGEQIVNDVVNRTETAMTQDHCFLATELALTAQKIAKRINV
- a CDS encoding ankyrin repeat domain-containing protein: MNKLRLIAIMMILSISILSCGTKAGNESKKVESNTASTSSENERAHFNTTLIFQASLEGNIQIVQNALDEGFDPNSVDENKRTSLMLAAYNGNTEIVKLLINKGANVNFADEIDRTALMYASTGPFINTVLTLLEAGAEPNLIEKEENWTAAMMAAAEGQVEVLKALVSYGADLKMVDIDGESSLDFASSNGHTAVVEYIKSKE